A single region of the Vicia villosa cultivar HV-30 ecotype Madison, WI linkage group LG4, Vvil1.0, whole genome shotgun sequence genome encodes:
- the LOC131598297 gene encoding uncharacterized protein LOC131598297, with amino-acid sequence MANGGFPFQMPMLTKNNYDNWSIKMKALLGSQDVCDVVEKGFKEQDEASLSQGAKDTLKESRKRDKKALFLIYQSVDEDTFEKISNATTTKEAWDKLQTCNKGVEQVKKIRLQTLRGDFERLFMEESESIIDYFSRVLAVVNQLKRNGEDVDDVKVMEKILRTLNPSFNFIVTNIEENKDLKTMTI; translated from the coding sequence ATGGCAAATGGAGGTTTCCCTTTTCAAATGCCGATGCTCACAAAGAACAACTATGATAATTGGAGTATCAAGATGAAGGCGCTACTAGGATCTCAAGATGTGTGTGATGTCGTTGAGAAAGGCTTTAAGGAGCAAGATGAAGCCTCACTAAGTCAAGGTGCAAAAGATACATTGAAGGAGTCAAGAAAGAGAGATAAGAAAGCTCTCTTCCTCATTTATCAATCGGTGGATGAAGATACTTTTGAGAAGATATCCAACGCAACGACGACCAAAGAAGCGTGGGACAAGCTTCAAACTTGCAACAAAGGAGTTGAGCAGGTAAAAAAGATCCGTCTTCAAACTCTTAGAGGTGACTTTGAACGTTTGTTTATGGAGGAGTCCGAGTCAATTATTGATTATTTTTCTCGAGTATTGGCCGTAGTCAATCAActtaaaagaaatggtgaagatgttgatgatgtGAAAGTCATGGAGAAAATACTTCGCACTTTAAATCCAAGTTTTAACTTCATTGTtaccaacattgaagaaaacaagGATTTAAAGACCATGACCATATAG